The Sulfurospirillum diekertiae genomic sequence GTTATACACACGTATCAGTGCCTTCATATTTAGCATCAACATGTGTGGAGCAATTTTTTTAGCATTAAGCGATAAAATTTTTATGCTTGATCCTAAAACGGGAGGTTTAATGATTGAACTTCCTTTATTGTATCTCTTAAGTTCATTTGTTATTGTTTTTTTAGGTGCTGGAAAGTACAGTATAGATAGTAAATTGCAACATTACCAGAAGTAAATCACAACTGGCAATATTTTATTGGGATGTGAAAAGGAAATATACATGACGACCGAAATTAAACTTTTTTATGATATCGATCCCAATAGCCCTAATGAAGATAAAAATTTTTTCATTGGAGAGATCCAACATTCTCCTCTACCCGTTGGAACACCTCCACCCCTTCCCATAGACATCCTTTTTACGAAATCATCTTTGTTATCAATGCAAATGGTGTCATGAAAATTGATTTTATTGATCGACCTATGCAAAAAGGTTCATTGTATTTGATGTTACCTTCTCAAATCCACTTACCTATTTATACAGGAGAATTTCACGGTATTTTACTTCGTTTTGATCTCTCTATTTTTGAAGAAAAAACTTTTTTAGAAAATCTCTCTATTTTTAATTTTGATTATTTATTAGTAGAAGAACCTGCCTATAGTTCATTAGTGGAATTATTACTCAGCTTACATGAAGAATTTCAAAGCGACAAAACGCTTAAACAATGTACGATTAATAACTTACTCAAACTCTTTCTCATTCAAGTTCAAAGACTTCTTCCCAATGTTGTCAATGAACATACCCATACAACCATTTTTGGTTCACTCAATACTCTTTTAGAGACCAATAATTACAAAATTCAAACACCTGCCTTTTATGCAAAAAAACTCAAAATTTCGCTCAAAGTGCTTAATCAGGCAGTTAAAGAGTATACAGGAATTCCTTGTGGCGAGTATATTCGCTCCAAAACAATTATTGAAGCGAAAAGACTTCTTTCTTATACAGGAATGAACTCAAACGAAATTGCAACTAATTTAGGCTTTGAAGATGCAGCGTATTTTAGTCGCTTTTTTAAAAGAGAAACGGGATTTACGCCTATCGTATTTCGTAAAAAAGCACTCTAGTAAAAGCCCCATTTCTGGGGCTTCACTCTTTACATGTAAAGCACTTACTCTGCCTCGCAAGAGGCAAGCTTCAGTGACCTAGTATTTAACGTAGCTTTTCAAGCTTAGCTTGTAAAGCGTGTCAAATTAAAACTTACCCTGATCTCTCAGTTTCTTATACCATGTACTATGAAGAATCTTGACTTCTTCTTCTTCAACATACCCAGTAATAATACTATGCACTGCTCCTTTAATAGCAAACATGGACATATACACATGGGTGATAAACATTGCAACGATTGCAAAGCCCATCACATTATGGATAATCGCTGCTGCTCTTAACATATCTATTTGAGATAGACCTGTGAGATCATGCAACATTTGCATTTTAAAGTCTAGGAAGAACATGAATGCACCACTTAAGATCATGGTAATACCACCAAGTATTGCTACCCAGTACCACATCTTTTGACCAGCATTAAACTTCCCTGCTAGGATGGGTTTTTTCTCTTTAGAGAGGTAACCTCCTAGGATCATAAACCATTTGACATCATCCATGTTAAAGAGTGCTTCTTTAAGCCACATCAGAGCCATAGGAATGACGACAATAGTGAAAGGTATGGTAAAGATACCATGGAGGTTCTTTGCCATTCTTACAAAGGTTCCACCACCAAAGAAGTCACCGAAAACGATAATGAATCCTGTGGGTATAATCACCAAAAAGCTTATTGCGGCTACTTGGTGGATTATTCGATTATAGAGATTAAAGGCATAGTATTTCTTTGCACTGTGTGGAAACACTTTGGGGCCTATAATCAGGTAATGGATATAGAAGGCTAAAGGAACTCCGATTAAGACTCCTAGGAATATCCATGCAAAGTATTTATTTTGCAACAGGGTAAACAAAGGTCCTAAGTGGGTACTGCCCTCTTTGCCGTATTCTAAAATATTTTGTATGCGCATCTCACCCCAGATTTGGCTCTCAGTGGCAAATGCCACTGTTGCCAAACTCAGAGCTGCAATGATCATCAGTAGATTCTTTCTCATTGCTGCTCCTTTCATTGCACCTTTAATGCACCTTTACCTCGACCTACAACACGTTTACGATATATGGCAGAGACACTCTCTGCATCTCCGACCAAAAGGGCATTGGTGGAGCAGACGGCCGCACACATAGGAACTTTGCCCTCAGCGATACGGTTTTGACCGTAAAGTTCACGCTCATGAACGGAGTTTGTCTCTAATGGACCGCCAGCACACATCGTACATTTATCCATAGCTCCCTTGTGCCCAAAGGCACCATCTCTTGGAAATTGTGGTGCACCAAACGGACATGCGTACAAGCAGTAACCACAACCGATACATTTGCTTTTATCATGAAGGACGATACCATCCTCTCTGATATAGAAACAATCCACTGGGCACACTTGCTCGCATGGAGCATCCGTACAATGCATGCAGGCAATGGAAGTGCTGATCTCTTTACCGATCACACCCTCATTGAGGGTGATGACTTTACGGCGATTAATCCCTGTTGGAAGTTCATGGGCTTCGCCGCATGCAACCATACATGCAAAACATTCGATACAACGATCATTATCACAAAAGAATTTCATTCGTGCCATATCATTACTCATCATCCACCCCCTATGCTTTCTCGACGCGGCATAGACCAGCGTTGAACTCTGAAATTTGCGTAATCACATCAAAACCGTAATTGGTAATCGTATTGGAACTCTCACCAATCGCATACGGTTTCGTACCTTCTGGATAATTGGCACTCAGATCCGTTCCTTGGAACACCCCTGAAAAGTTGTATGGCATGCAGATACGATCTGGCGTTACGCTTTGATTGTGATACGCTTTGACCTTGATTTTTGTGCCTTGCGGTGCATGAATCCACATCATATCACGATCTTTAATACCATGACTGAGTGCTAAGTCTGGGTGAATATTGGCATACATCTCTGGCGTAAGTGCGGAGAGGTATTTACTCGTTCGCTCAAGCATACCAGCTCCTGAGAGGTTAACCACCCTCATGCTCACCAACATCGTTGGAAACTCTTTAGACCAATCTTGTTTTTGTTGCTCAGACTTATATTTTGTCTCAACACGGAAGTTTTTAGCCTGATCTTCATACGTTGGGTATTTTTGAACCAAATCCCATCTTGGTGAGTGGATCGGCTCTCTGTGCATTGGCACAGGATCTGGGAATTCCCACACAATCGTACGAGCACGTGCATTTCCATACACACAAACCCCAGCTTCACGCGCTTTTTGCTGAATGATGCCGCTAAAGTCCATCGCCCAGCTTCCACCCATTTGTGCTTTTTCTTCTTCGGTAAGGGTAATACCAAGCACTTTTTCAATGTTCTCTTTAGTGAGTTGTGGGTAACCACCCTCAATTTTTGAGCCCGCAACGGTCACGCTTTTATCGGCCAATTGACTGACACCATTGTGTTCTAAGCCAAAGCGATTTCTAAAGCCCATACCACCTTCATTGACGGGAACATCTCGATTGTAAAGTATAGGTGAGCCTGGGTGTTTTTCATCCCAACATGGCCATGGAAGTCCATAATACTGACCTTTCATAGGTCCTTTACCTTCGAGTGTTACAGGATCAAACATATGCCAGTTTTCTTGATGCGCGCGTAAACGTTCCGCCGTCCAACCACTCAGACCAATGGATTTAATGGTACGCGCGATTTCGTTAGTTGCATCATCTGGCCATTTAAAGTCCTCTTTAACTTGAACGACTTTACCCTCTTTGACACCCATCTTCATACCACGAACAAACTCATCATAGAAACCAAATTTTTTCGCAAAAAGGAACATAACCTCTTCGTCTGGTTTACTCTCATAAAGCGGCTCAACCACTTTGGTTCGCCATTGAGAAGAGCGGTTCGTTGCGGTAACGGTTCCTTCGCTCTCAAATTGAGTTGCAACCGGTAAGATGTAGATATTGTCTTTTCGGCTTGTAAGAACGGCTGCTTCATTGACAAATGGCTCTGCAATCACCACTAAATCAACTTTATCCAGCGCCTCTTTTATTTTGGCTTGTTGAGACATAGAGGTAATGCCCGTCCCTTGAATCCAAACAGCACGAATAGGACTTGAAGAGTAGGTTTTTTCCTCTTGAAGAACACCTTGATACCATTTAGCCAAAGAGAAGCCTTTTTCGTTCATCCATTTTTTCTCAAAGAAACGACCTTTGAGCCATTCGTAATCCACGCCCCAAGATGTCGCAAAGTATTTCCATGCTGGATCTTCAAGGCCATAATAACCAGGAAGCGTATCAGCAAGGTTTGCCATATCCGTTGCACCTTGAACATTGTCGTGTCCACGAATAATGTAAAGCCCACCACCTTTTCGACCCATGTTGCCCAGAGCAATTTGAAGGATTGGAAGGATTCTGGTGTTAGAAGAACCAATACTGTGTTGTGTAATACCCAATGACCATGCAATAGCGCTTGGGCTATTTTTTGCAAACAGTGTGGTTGCTTGAATAATTTGATCGACCGGAATGCCTGTAACATCCGAAGTAACTTCCGGTGTCCATTTGGCAGCTTCTGCACGGATTTGATCCATTGCATAAGAGCGCGTATCGATAAATTCTTTATCTTCCCAACCATTTTTGAAGATAAGATGGAGCATGCCGTACACAAATGCAATGTCTGTACCTGAACGAATACGTAGGTAGAGATCTGCTTTTGCAGCACTACGAGTGTAAATTGGATCAACAACGATCAATTTTGTCCCCGCTCTGTCTTTTGCTTGTAAGAAGTGTTTAAAACCAATTGGGTTTGCAACCGCTGAGTTACAACCGATCATCATAATGACCTTAGCGTTTACAGCATCACCAAATTGTTGTGTCATAGCACCGTATCCAAATGTATTCGCAGCACCTGCGACGGAAGCACTATGTCAGATTCTAGCTACGTGGTCAATATTGTTTGTTCCCCACATTGCAGCAAACTTTCTAAAATAGTAAGATTGTTGCAAGCTGAATTTCGCTGAACCTAAAAACTCTACGATGTCTGGGCCATTTTCGGCGCGCATTTTAAGCATTTTTTCTGAAATCTCATTAACGGCTTGATCCCAACTGATACGTTGCCATTTTCCATCGACTTTTTTGAGAGGATACTTAATACGTTGTTTGCTTTTCACCAAATCAATCTGGTCAATGCCTTTACAACAGTGGCTACCTTGGCTAATCGGGTGATCTTGTGCCACATCTTGGCGAACCCACACACCGTTTTGTACTTCAGCGATAATACCGCAACCTGCCGAGCAGATACTACAAATCGTTTTGACTTTCTTTGAACCTGGGAAAGGATTTTTCACTTCTTCTTCAGTAGCTGGTCTGATTGAGTCACTGGAGGCAAACGCTGTTGTTGCTCCAAAACTCGCTCCGATCGCTGCCATTTTAAGAAATGATCGTCGTCCCATATGCAAAGAGGCGTCTTTTAACATCTCTTTACTCATCTAATCTCCTTAGACTGCCGCGTGATAATACGCGTCCCAATTGGCTGTTTTTTTGTAGAGAATCTCTTTTTTCTTAGAGTGTCCCTTAACAACACCATTACTTCCTGCTATTTTTGCACCGTTTTCATTAGCAATTGCGCTAACGCCAACAGCGGCAACAACAGCACTTGCGCCGAGAGTTTTTTTAAGAAAACTCCTTCTTTGATCTTGCATGGTCATTTTCTCCTTGCAGAATTTCTCTTTGAGTACCAAAGAGAGCGCTAAAGAAACCGTGATTTCCTTAGCGCTCTCCCTTTACATGTAAAGATAAATACTATGCAAAATTAGCATATTTATAGAACATAAAGCACCAATGGGAAGTGGGCTTTCTGTCTTTGAAAACCCAGTGTTAACGTAGTCTTTAAAGCTTTGCTTTAAAGGCGTATTAAGAGTTTTTTAGAGAACAAACTCTTCCATATTCTTCTTCGGTCTTGGGGTAAGTTGTTTATGGGGTTTCTTAAACTCTTTGGTAAATACTCTTGGTGTTTCACTCTCTCGTATAGGTTTTTTCACATCCAGATAAAGTCTCTCAAGTGCCATAAATGATTGCATGATAACTGCGAAATCTTCGTAAAAATGACTCTCTTCATGAACATGAAGAGCTGCGATAAACTCATCAATAAAAGGATTTAAAATCTTCTCAAAAACTTCACGAGCTAGTTGTGCACTCTTCTCATTGCCACTGAGCTCTTCTTCGATCATTTTTTGCATAAACAGAACAATAAAACCGATGTGATCTTCCAACTCTTTAAATTTCTCGTTATCCCGTCTGTAGTTGGAACTTAAAACGTATTTCACCATCTCTTGACGCATTTTGCCATCGTCTCTGTTCTCTACAAAAAATGAAGCGGTGACAGGAATATACGCTGAGTAAGGACTAAAAAAGACTTTATCGCTCTCCTCTTTTAAAAGCGTATAGCCTCCAGTAATAAGCAAATTTTGCATATTACTAAACGCGACTTTACTTTCTTCATCAAGTGGATTCTGAGCCAGTGCATCCATTGTTTTTTGAATGATTCCAAGATCATTTGGATTGTCAAAAAACGTCAAAAGGGAGGCAAAGAGCCCATAATAAACGGCTCTTGCCTTATTGATCGCCTCTTTGTTCATACATTCATTCCTTTAGTTTCATTTTCCATGTGCGCTTTAAACATCACTTTGGGTTTGCATGCTGCACAGCAGTAGAGCGTTCGAAGTTTCACTTCATCATTACCAAAAAGCGGCGTCATGACTGCTGCAATTTTTTCAACCGCTTTAACCGTCGCAAACGGTGTCCCACACTCAATACAGGTAAAGAGTTCGTCTTTTGCCATAATACGTTGCGAAAACCAACTCGGTTTTAAGCTGATCTCATCGCGTATGACCGTTAAACAACCTTGTTCAGGACAGGTCACTTCACAATAGGTACAATTCGTACAAATGGACGCATTAAAACGAAGTGAATTGTCTTCAGGGTGCGCTGTGAGTGCGCGAACATTACACGCTCCCACACAGCTAAGACACAATGTACACTTACTCTCATCGATTTTGATGTCGCCATAATGAACATGTTCACCCGTCTTCACCACACCTAAATCTTCATCACCCACCAAATGCGCAAGGCGTGCTGAGAAGATCTCTCGTTTGCGAAGACCCTCTTCATTGATGCCGTACATACACTCAGGAATACTCTCAATCGTTTCAAAAATACGTGCTAAATCAGCACTGTCTTCACAGACATAAATGGCTTTTTTATGGTACTTTCTCTCAAAAATTTCGTTAAGAATGCGAATGACGTCACCCGTACCTTTAGAGATAAAATCGGTGTAGAAAATAATCGGATTGCCGCTGGTTTGAAGCAAATTCATCAAATGGGCTTCATGCAAATACTTCTCACCCTCAATCATAAGTGGCAAAACGCCCTCTTTCAAAGGAATGTCAATCAAACCTAAATCCATTTTATGCGGAATAATCAGTGCTGTTGAGCCTTTAAAATACTCACTCAAATGCGAAAAAGCAATGCGTGGCATCTGCGTATAATCAAGTGCTCCACTGGGGCACACACTGATACAACCACCACAGCCATGACAGTCTATATGTGAAAATGCCAAGTGCTTCTCTTCA encodes the following:
- a CDS encoding TorD/DmsD family molecular chaperone, which produces MNKEAINKARAVYYGLFASLLTFFDNPNDLGIIQKTMDALAQNPLDEESKVAFSNMQNLLITGGYTLLKEESDKVFFSPYSAYIPVTASFFVENRDDGKMRQEMVKYVLSSNYRRDNEKFKELEDHIGFIVLFMQKMIEEELSGNEKSAQLAREVFEKILNPFIDEFIAALHVHEESHFYEDFAVIMQSFMALERLYLDVKKPIRESETPRVFTKEFKKPHKQLTPRPKKNMEEFVL
- a CDS encoding 4Fe-4S dicluster domain-containing protein; amino-acid sequence: MQKEYIFYDNIGLDFPLSEEIELVKTASKGEYLVSNHPEAEAIIYAPEINFYLKQSNDSIAQKINNVTKLYAMRALGFDFAQDMDYSQEVGDKVLIVTEEVSHEALKEELREDDFTVMLLSPSMILDVNGHIGNLHVTLKKEGELLELECDQIIWWNAPVFAMKQSGVYDPALLSLEGALKKLRDNKGEYHYKNYISYDPSICQYHERREEICGKCAEVCPTVAILKEDEEKHLAFSHIDCHGCGGCISVCPSGALDYTQMPRIAFSHLSEYFKGSTALIIPHKMDLGLIDIPLKEGVLPLMIEGEKYLHEAHLMNLLQTSGNPIIFYTDFISKGTGDVIRILNEIFERKYHKKAIYVCEDSADLARIFETIESIPECMYGINEEGLRKREIFSARLAHLVGDEDLGVVKTGEHVHYGDIKIDESKCTLCLSCVGACNVRALTAHPEDNSLRFNASICTNCTYCEVTCPEQGCLTVIRDEISLKPSWFSQRIMAKDELFTCIECGTPFATVKAVEKIAAVMTPLFGNDEVKLRTLYCCAACKPKVMFKAHMENETKGMNV
- a CDS encoding helix-turn-helix domain-containing protein, with protein sequence MNANGVMKIDFIDRPMQKGSLYLMLPSQIHLPIYTGEFHGILLRFDLSIFEEKTFLENLSIFNFDYLLVEEPAYSSLVELLLSLHEEFQSDKTLKQCTINNLLKLFLIQVQRLLPNVVNEHTHTTIFGSLNTLLETNNYKIQTPAFYAKKLKISLKVLNQAVKEYTGIPCGEYIRSKTIIEAKRLLSYTGMNSNEIATNLGFEDAAYFSRFFKRETGFTPIVFRKKAL
- a CDS encoding twin-arginine translocation signal domain-containing protein → MQDQRRSFLKKTLGASAVVAAVGVSAIANENGAKIAGSNGVVKGHSKKKEILYKKTANWDAYYHAAV
- a CDS encoding formate dehydrogenase subunit alpha: MLKDASLHMGRRSFLKMAAIGASFGATTAFASSDSIRPATEEEVKNPFPGSKKVKTICSICSAGCGIIAEVQNGVWVRQDVAQDHPISQGSHCCKGIDQIDLVKSKQRIKYPLKKVDGKWQRISWDQAVNEISEKMLKMRAENGPDIVEFLGSAKFSLQQSYYFRKFAAMWGTNNIDHVARIUHSASVAGAANTFGYGAMTQQFGDAVNAKVIMMIGCNSAVANPIGFKHFLQAKDRAGTKLIVVDPIYTRSAAKADLYLRIRSGTDIAFVYGMLHLIFKNGWEDKEFIDTRSYAMDQIRAEAAKWTPEVTSDVTGIPVDQIIQATTLFAKNSPSAIAWSLGITQHSIGSSNTRILPILQIALGNMGRKGGGLYIIRGHDNVQGATDMANLADTLPGYYGLEDPAWKYFATSWGVDYEWLKGRFFEKKWMNEKGFSLAKWYQGVLQEEKTYSSSPIRAVWIQGTGITSMSQQAKIKEALDKVDLVVIAEPFVNEAAVLTSRKDNIYILPVATQFESEGTVTATNRSSQWRTKVVEPLYESKPDEEVMFLFAKKFGFYDEFVRGMKMGVKEGKVVQVKEDFKWPDDATNEIARTIKSIGLSGWTAERLRAHQENWHMFDPVTLEGKGPMKGQYYGLPWPCWDEKHPGSPILYNRDVPVNEGGMGFRNRFGLEHNGVSQLADKSVTVAGSKIEGGYPQLTKENIEKVLGITLTEEEKAQMGGSWAMDFSGIIQQKAREAGVCVYGNARARTIVWEFPDPVPMHREPIHSPRWDLVQKYPTYEDQAKNFRVETKYKSEQQKQDWSKEFPTMLVSMRVVNLSGAGMLERTSKYLSALTPEMYANIHPDLALSHGIKDRDMMWIHAPQGTKIKVKAYHNQSVTPDRICMPYNFSGVFQGTDLSANYPEGTKPYAIGESSNTITNYGFDVITQISEFNAGLCRVEKA
- the fdh3B gene encoding formate dehydrogenase FDH3 subunit beta, translated to MARMKFFCDNDRCIECFACMVACGEAHELPTGINRRKVITLNEGVIGKEISTSIACMHCTDAPCEQVCPVDCFYIREDGIVLHDKSKCIGCGYCLYACPFGAPQFPRDGAFGHKGAMDKCTMCAGGPLETNSVHERELYGQNRIAEGKVPMCAAVCSTNALLVGDAESVSAIYRKRVVGRGKGALKVQ
- a CDS encoding formate dehydrogenase subunit gamma; protein product: MRKNLLMIIAALSLATVAFATESQIWGEMRIQNILEYGKEGSTHLGPLFTLLQNKYFAWIFLGVLIGVPLAFYIHYLIIGPKVFPHSAKKYYAFNLYNRIIHQVAAISFLVIIPTGFIIVFGDFFGGGTFVRMAKNLHGIFTIPFTIVVIPMALMWLKEALFNMDDVKWFMILGGYLSKEKKPILAGKFNAGQKMWYWVAILGGITMILSGAFMFFLDFKMQMLHDLTGLSQIDMLRAAAIIHNVMGFAIVAMFITHVYMSMFAIKGAVHSIITGYVEEEEVKILHSTWYKKLRDQGKF